The following proteins are co-located in the Bosea sp. AS-1 genome:
- a CDS encoding acyl-CoA thioesterase/bile acid-CoA:amino acid N-acyltransferase family protein: protein MPASFTISPAVDLIDVPRRIALADLPAGAEVAIAAETPRDGRLWRAEAVFVAASDGSVDLTRDAPIRGAYEGVAAMGLIWAQEGEGELFHADMAQPLETTLTASIGGETVASGDLTQILMTDGVTRRPLAEGGLVGTLFLPAGEGPHPAIMILNGSGGGINEPRAALWASRGVAALALGYFGAPGLPKYISNTPLEYFARGLDWLRAAVRPRNDFVAVAGQSRGGELALLLGATFPEKVSAVLGYVPSAFTHGGQAAADPAPGLGRDGPCWTLDGKPLVHQWQDNATASWKPYDEATTVRRNADAMRTALGDPVAMARARIPVERIAGPVLLISGGDDGAWPSDLYSLIVQSSLLAAGHPHEVAWENWPAAGHSILFPYTPATRIAHRHPVSGIATTMGGTPAANAEANAGAWAAALAFIQRHSGRRASCRRTVSDDRLPS, encoded by the coding sequence ATGCCCGCCAGCTTCACGATCAGCCCCGCGGTCGATCTGATCGACGTGCCGCGCCGGATCGCGCTGGCCGACTTGCCGGCGGGCGCGGAGGTGGCCATCGCTGCGGAGACCCCGCGCGATGGTCGGCTCTGGCGGGCGGAAGCGGTTTTCGTCGCCGCCTCCGACGGCTCGGTCGACCTGACGCGGGACGCCCCGATCCGTGGAGCCTATGAAGGCGTCGCCGCAATGGGCCTGATCTGGGCGCAGGAAGGCGAGGGCGAGCTCTTCCACGCCGACATGGCGCAGCCGCTGGAGACCACGCTCACCGCCTCCATCGGCGGCGAGACCGTGGCCTCCGGCGACTTGACCCAGATCCTGATGACCGACGGCGTCACCCGCCGGCCATTGGCCGAGGGCGGCCTCGTCGGCACGCTGTTCCTGCCGGCCGGCGAGGGCCCGCACCCGGCGATCATGATCCTCAACGGCTCCGGCGGCGGCATCAACGAGCCGCGCGCAGCGCTCTGGGCCTCGCGCGGCGTCGCGGCGCTGGCGCTCGGCTATTTCGGCGCGCCTGGCCTGCCGAAATACATCTCGAACACGCCGCTCGAATATTTCGCCCGCGGTCTCGACTGGCTGCGTGCGGCGGTGCGCCCGCGGAACGATTTCGTCGCCGTCGCCGGGCAGTCGCGTGGCGGCGAGCTCGCGCTCCTGCTTGGCGCGACCTTTCCCGAAAAGGTCTCGGCGGTGCTGGGCTATGTGCCGAGCGCCTTCACCCATGGCGGCCAGGCCGCCGCCGATCCCGCTCCAGGACTCGGCCGCGATGGCCCATGCTGGACGCTTGATGGCAAGCCGCTCGTCCATCAATGGCAGGACAACGCCACCGCGAGCTGGAAGCCCTATGACGAGGCGACCACCGTCAGGCGCAATGCCGACGCCATGCGCACGGCCCTGGGCGACCCTGTCGCCATGGCGCGCGCCCGCATCCCGGTCGAGCGGATCGCCGGGCCCGTCCTGCTCATCTCGGGCGGCGACGATGGCGCCTGGCCCTCGGACCTCTATTCGCTGATCGTGCAGTCGAGCCTGCTCGCTGCCGGTCATCCGCATGAGGTCGCCTGGGAGAACTGGCCGGCTGCCGGCCACTCCATCCTTTTCCCCTATACGCCTGCGACCCGCATTGCCCATCGCCATCCGGTCAGCGGCATCGCGACGACGATGGGTGGCACGCCGGCTGCGAATGCAGAGGCCAATGCCGGCGCCTGGGCGGCCGCCCTCGCTTTCATTCAACGCCATAGCGGGCGCCGCGCTTCTTGTCGTCGTACCGTCTCTGACGATCGACTGCCTTCGTGA
- a CDS encoding ABC transporter substrate-binding protein, translating into MTTKLSTLALSAALIVAAGTASAEDLRIGFADPVSAIDPQLNNYAGDHSVAQHFFPAIVAQKTVGGMVPGLAESWKNTSPTTWEFKIRDKAVWTDGKPVTADDIAFSYERAQNVPGSVASFKSFLRSVAKVEVKDPHTLIITTKAPDPLLPINISSIYIVSKHIGQTATTDDYNSGKAMVTDGPYAFVSYTPGDRVEMKRNDTYWGEKAEWDKVSYRYIANPAARTAALLSGDVDMIDKVSFSDIEKLEKNPKVKVWSYPGLRALILQPSFNPAPSKFITDKAGKPLDKNPLLDVRVRQALNMAINREAIADRVARGGVTVATQWMPADTFGYNPDYAKIAVDPNKAKALLAEAGYPNGFKLTMHVPGERYPLAPETAQAVAQFWTRIGVETQVEVVPFSVYVTGANKNEYAMSVIGWGNGTGEGTYAMTSILATVDPAKGLGASNWGRYSNPKLDEALAKAGAEFDDPKREAIIKDAVKVVMDDVGIIPLYHYKNIWASRPDLKVVPWNSDRTVAMQVSKAK; encoded by the coding sequence ATGACGACAAAACTGAGCACGCTTGCCCTGTCCGCGGCGCTGATCGTCGCCGCAGGGACCGCCTCGGCGGAAGACCTGCGCATCGGCTTCGCCGATCCGGTCTCGGCCATCGACCCGCAACTCAACAACTACGCCGGCGACCATTCGGTGGCGCAGCACTTCTTCCCCGCCATCGTCGCGCAGAAGACCGTCGGCGGCATGGTCCCGGGCCTTGCCGAGTCGTGGAAGAACACCTCGCCGACGACCTGGGAGTTCAAGATCCGCGACAAGGCGGTCTGGACCGACGGCAAGCCGGTGACGGCAGACGACATCGCCTTTTCCTATGAGCGCGCCCAGAACGTGCCGGGCTCGGTCGCGAGCTTCAAGAGCTTCCTGCGCAGTGTCGCCAAGGTCGAGGTCAAGGATCCGCACACGCTGATCATCACCACCAAGGCGCCGGACCCGCTGCTGCCGATCAACATCTCGAGCATCTACATCGTCAGCAAGCATATCGGCCAGACGGCGACCACCGACGACTACAACAGCGGCAAGGCGATGGTCACGGACGGACCGTACGCCTTCGTCAGCTACACCCCCGGCGACCGCGTCGAGATGAAGCGGAACGACACCTACTGGGGCGAGAAGGCCGAGTGGGACAAGGTGAGCTATCGCTACATCGCCAACCCGGCCGCCCGCACCGCGGCGCTGCTCTCGGGCGATGTCGACATGATCGACAAGGTCTCGTTCTCCGACATCGAGAAGCTGGAGAAGAACCCCAAGGTCAAGGTCTGGTCCTATCCCGGCCTGCGCGCGCTCATCCTGCAGCCGAGCTTCAACCCGGCCCCGTCGAAATTCATCACCGACAAGGCCGGCAAGCCGCTCGACAAGAACCCGCTGCTCGACGTTCGCGTCCGTCAGGCGCTCAACATGGCGATCAACCGCGAGGCCATCGCCGATCGTGTCGCCCGCGGCGGCGTGACGGTCGCCACCCAGTGGATGCCGGCCGACACCTTCGGCTACAATCCTGACTACGCCAAGATCGCGGTCGATCCGAACAAGGCCAAGGCGCTGCTCGCGGAGGCCGGCTATCCCAACGGCTTCAAGCTGACGATGCATGTCCCGGGCGAGCGCTATCCGCTGGCGCCGGAGACCGCCCAGGCCGTCGCCCAGTTCTGGACCCGCATCGGTGTCGAGACGCAGGTCGAGGTCGTGCCCTTCTCGGTCTATGTGACCGGCGCGAACAAGAACGAATACGCGATGAGCGTCATCGGCTGGGGCAACGGCACCGGCGAAGGCACCTATGCGATGACCTCGATCCTGGCGACGGTCGATCCGGCCAAGGGGCTCGGCGCCTCGAACTGGGGCCGCTACAGCAACCCGAAGCTGGACGAGGCCCTCGCGAAGGCCGGCGCTGAGTTCGACGATCCCAAGCGCGAGGCGATCATCAAGGACGCCGTCAAGGTCGTGATGGACGATGTCGGGATCATCCCGCTCTACCATTACAAGAACATCTGGGCGAGCCGGCCGGACCTCAAGGTCGTGCCGTGGAACAGCGACCGCACCGTTGCCATGCAGGTCAGCAAGGCGAAGTGA
- a CDS encoding ABC transporter ATP-binding protein, producing MTTKPTTTAPALETRSLSRRFGRADGLAVRLHLAKRQPVIHALDGIDLTIPTGEFVGLVGESGSGKSTLGRIAAGLLSPSNGEVRVFGRDPQGDRSVHRDVQLIFQDPQASLNPRMRVAEAIGEAPLVHGIVGRSELDDYVCAQMRRAGLDPAYRQRFPHQFSGGQRQRISIARALAMQPRFLVCDESVASLDVSIQAQILNLFMELRRDLDLTYLFISHDLRVVQHIADRVVIMYLGRIVEDAPARAFFANPNHPYTRGLLAEIPDLKQRRRVYAPVKGEIPSPAAPPPGCHFHPRCPAAFDRCRVEKPALREIAPGHRSACHLNDAPEGEHRAPTGEIG from the coding sequence ATGACGACCAAGCCGACCACCACCGCTCCGGCGCTGGAGACGCGCAGCCTGAGCCGCCGCTTCGGTCGTGCGGACGGGCTTGCGGTCAGGCTGCATCTCGCCAAGCGGCAGCCTGTCATCCACGCGCTCGACGGCATCGATCTCACCATCCCGACGGGTGAATTCGTCGGCCTCGTCGGCGAATCCGGCTCTGGCAAGTCGACGCTCGGGCGCATCGCTGCCGGGCTGCTTTCGCCCAGCAATGGGGAGGTTCGTGTCTTCGGGCGCGATCCACAGGGCGACCGCTCCGTCCATCGCGACGTGCAGCTCATCTTCCAGGATCCGCAGGCCAGCCTGAACCCGCGCATGCGCGTCGCCGAAGCGATCGGCGAGGCGCCGCTGGTCCATGGCATCGTCGGCCGCTCCGAGCTCGACGACTATGTCTGTGCGCAGATGCGCCGGGCAGGGCTCGATCCGGCCTATCGCCAGCGCTTCCCTCATCAGTTCTCCGGCGGCCAGCGCCAGCGCATCTCGATTGCCCGGGCGCTTGCGATGCAGCCACGTTTCCTGGTCTGCGACGAGTCGGTCGCCTCGCTCGATGTCTCGATCCAGGCGCAGATCCTGAACCTGTTCATGGAACTGCGCCGCGACCTCGACCTGACCTATCTCTTCATCAGCCATGATCTGCGGGTCGTGCAGCACATCGCCGACCGCGTCGTCATCATGTATCTGGGTCGCATCGTCGAGGACGCGCCGGCACGGGCTTTCTTCGCCAACCCCAACCATCCCTATACGCGCGGCCTCCTGGCGGAGATCCCGGACCTGAAGCAGCGGCGGCGGGTCTATGCACCGGTCAAGGGCGAGATCCCGAGCCCGGCCGCGCCACCGCCCGGCTGCCATTTTCACCCGCGTTGCCCGGCCGCCTTCGACCGCTGCCGCGTCGAGAAACCCGCCCTGCGCGAGATCGCGCCGGGCCATCGTTCCGCCTGCCACCTCAACGACGCGCCCGAAGGGGAACACCGCGCGCCAACTGGAGAGATCGGATGA
- a CDS encoding ABC transporter ATP-binding protein, with protein sequence MTAPLLELRNLRTRFRTDRGDLDAVRDVSFTLRAGETLGLVGESGSGKSVTGFSIMGLIDPPGRIVGGEILFRGQDLTKLDEESLRELRGNRIAMVFQDPMMTLNPVLRISTQMIETIRAHESVDERTARDRARDALGAMGIPSPEARLDAYPHQLSGGMRQRVAIAIALINKPDLIIADEPTTALDVSIQAQILAEVQQLTRETGTALLWITHDLSVIAGIADEIAVMYAGRIVEQGSVDAVLDRPSHPYTAGLIGSLPGASAPGSMLVQIPGTTPDMVDPPPGCAFGPRCARRAEDCVLQPGFTAGAHRLRCFHPLSGPASSAEVAA encoded by the coding sequence ATGACCGCGCCGCTGCTCGAGCTCCGCAACCTGCGCACCCGCTTCCGCACCGACCGCGGCGACCTCGACGCCGTGCGCGATGTCTCCTTCACGCTGCGGGCGGGCGAGACGCTCGGCCTCGTCGGCGAGAGCGGCTCCGGCAAATCCGTGACCGGCTTCTCGATCATGGGGTTGATCGATCCGCCGGGGCGGATCGTCGGCGGCGAGATCCTGTTCCGCGGGCAGGATCTGACGAAGCTCGACGAGGAGAGCCTGCGCGAATTGCGCGGCAACCGCATCGCCATGGTCTTTCAGGATCCGATGATGACGCTGAACCCGGTGCTCCGGATCAGCACGCAGATGATCGAGACCATCCGCGCCCATGAGAGCGTCGACGAGAGGACCGCCCGCGACCGCGCGCGGGATGCGCTCGGGGCGATGGGCATCCCGAGCCCGGAGGCCCGGCTCGACGCCTATCCACATCAGCTGTCGGGCGGCATGCGCCAGCGCGTCGCAATCGCCATCGCCCTGATCAACAAGCCCGACCTGATCATCGCCGACGAGCCGACCACCGCTCTCGACGTCTCGATCCAGGCGCAGATCCTGGCCGAGGTGCAGCAACTGACTCGTGAAACCGGCACGGCGCTGCTCTGGATCACGCACGACCTCTCGGTGATCGCCGGCATCGCTGACGAGATCGCCGTGATGTATGCCGGCCGCATCGTCGAGCAGGGCAGCGTCGATGCGGTGCTCGACCGGCCGAGCCATCCCTATACGGCCGGGCTGATCGGCAGCCTTCCGGGCGCGAGCGCGCCGGGCTCGATGCTGGTCCAGATCCCGGGCACCACGCCGGATATGGTGGATCCGCCGCCGGGCTGCGCTTTCGGGCCGCGTTGCGCGCGCCGCGCCGAGGATTGCGTGCTGCAGCCGGGCTTCACCGCAGGCGCACACAGGCTGCGCTGCTTTCATCCCCTGTCCGGCCCCGCTTCATCGGCCGAGGTGGCGGCATGA
- a CDS encoding ABC transporter permease, producing the protein MTSVPAASARRPAVTALRRFLRAPTAVIGLGLMTLLVLGAVFAPQIAPQNPFDLAAIDVLDARLPPGSASMGGDLTYWLGTDGQGRDLFSAILYGLRTSLTVGVGSAVLAGVLGTLLGLIAAWSGGFLDALIMRLVDLIMSLPSILVALLMLALLGRGIGNVVLTLVLLEWAYYARTARGQALVERKRDYFEAARGLGLPTYRILLRHVLPNCLPPLLVIAALQVARAITLEATLSFLGLGAPVTQPSLGLLIANGFQFMLSGEYWISFFPGLTLLAAIVAINLVGDRLREVLDPRALT; encoded by the coding sequence ATGACGAGCGTTCCCGCCGCCTCCGCCCGCCGTCCGGCGGTCACTGCGCTGCGCCGCTTCCTGCGCGCGCCGACGGCCGTGATCGGCCTGGGCCTCATGACCCTGCTGGTCCTCGGTGCCGTCTTCGCCCCGCAGATCGCCCCGCAGAACCCCTTCGACCTCGCCGCCATCGACGTGCTCGATGCCAGGTTGCCGCCCGGCTCGGCCTCGATGGGGGGCGATCTCACCTATTGGCTTGGCACCGATGGCCAGGGTCGCGACCTGTTCTCCGCCATCCTCTACGGGCTGCGCACCAGCCTGACCGTCGGTGTCGGCTCGGCGGTGCTGGCGGGCGTGCTCGGGACTCTGCTCGGCCTGATCGCGGCCTGGAGCGGCGGCTTCCTCGATGCGCTGATCATGCGGCTCGTCGACCTGATCATGTCGCTGCCCTCGATCCTCGTCGCGCTCCTGATGCTGGCGCTGCTCGGCCGGGGCATCGGCAATGTCGTGCTGACGCTGGTGCTGCTGGAATGGGCCTATTACGCCCGTACGGCGCGCGGCCAGGCGCTGGTCGAGCGCAAGCGCGATTATTTTGAAGCCGCGCGGGGGCTCGGCCTGCCGACCTATCGCATTCTGCTGCGCCATGTCCTGCCCAACTGCCTGCCGCCGCTGCTCGTCATCGCCGCCCTGCAGGTCGCCCGCGCCATCACGCTGGAAGCGACGCTCTCCTTCCTTGGCCTCGGCGCGCCGGTGACGCAGCCATCGCTGGGCCTGCTGATCGCCAACGGCTTCCAGTTCATGCTGTCGGGCGAGTACTGGATCAGCTTCTTCCCCGGCCTGACGCTGCTCGCCGCCATCGTCGCGATCAACCTCGTCGGCGACCGTCTGCGCGAGGTGCTCGACCCGAGGGCGCTGACATGA
- a CDS encoding ABC transporter permease: MLGWLLQRVAQALLVIVAMSLVVFLGMHAIGNPADILLAPDATQADRAELIAQLGLDRPLWQQYLNFAGSALRGDLGRSFVYNVPAVTLILQRLPATLELAIAATVFSVILGVPLGLYAGLYPERRLSKLITTGSILGFSLPTFWVGLLLIMTFSVYFGWLPASGRGETVHFLGADWSFLTLNGWRHMLLPAINLSLFKVSLVIRLTRAGVREVLPLDYVRFARAKGLRRGRIVMMHILRNIMIPLVTVLGLELGSTIAFAVVTESIFAWPGSGKLILDSINALDRPVVMAYLLVVVTLFVIINLVVDILYRILDPRVREEASA; encoded by the coding sequence ATGCTCGGTTGGCTGCTCCAGCGCGTCGCGCAGGCGCTCCTCGTCATCGTGGCGATGTCGCTCGTCGTGTTCCTGGGCATGCACGCCATCGGCAACCCGGCCGATATCCTCCTCGCGCCCGACGCGACGCAGGCCGACCGGGCCGAACTCATCGCCCAGCTCGGGCTCGACCGCCCGCTCTGGCAACAGTATCTGAACTTCGCCGGCAGTGCGCTGCGCGGCGATCTCGGCCGCAGCTTCGTCTACAATGTTCCAGCCGTGACGCTGATCCTGCAGCGCCTGCCCGCGACGCTGGAACTCGCCATCGCCGCCACGGTCTTCTCCGTGATCCTGGGCGTGCCGCTGGGGCTTTATGCCGGCCTCTACCCGGAACGGCGCCTGTCGAAGCTGATTACGACGGGCAGCATCCTCGGGTTCTCGCTGCCGACCTTCTGGGTCGGGCTGCTCCTGATCATGACCTTCAGCGTCTATTTCGGCTGGCTGCCGGCGAGCGGTCGCGGCGAAACGGTGCATTTTCTCGGCGCGGACTGGTCGTTCCTCACGTTGAACGGCTGGCGGCACATGCTGCTGCCGGCGATCAACCTGTCGCTGTTCAAGGTCTCGCTGGTGATCCGCCTGACGCGGGCGGGCGTGCGCGAGGTGCTGCCGCTCGACTATGTCCGCTTCGCGCGGGCCAAGGGCCTGCGCCGCGGCCGGATCGTGATGATGCATATCCTGCGCAACATCATGATCCCGCTGGTGACGGTGCTCGGGCTCGAGCTCGGCTCGACCATCGCCTTCGCGGTGGTGACGGAGAGCATCTTCGCCTGGCCGGGCTCGGGCAAGCTCATCCTCGACAGCATCAACGCGCTCGACCGGCCGGTGGTCATGGCCTACCTGCTCGTGGTGGTGACGCTCTTCGTCATCATCAACCTCGTCGTCGACATCCTCTATCGCATCCTCGACCCGCGCGTCCGCGAGGAGGCTTCGGCATGA
- a CDS encoding NAD(P)/FAD-dependent oxidoreductase, whose translation MTADPDIEGLEALNRRVARELELLTLPAAPWVPERAVSGETLLDVAIIGAGMAGLAAAAAMRNIGLKVVNYDRRPQGYEGPWATTARMETLRSPKTLTGPALGIPSLTFRAWFEAQFGSQTWDELDKIPRLMWMDYLRWFRAVLALDVRNQHDIAGIHLGPDYATLEIEAPAGRQRVLARHVVLATGRDGLGGPYVPPIAESLPRERWAHSSDENDYAALRGKRVAVIGAGASAMDSAGTALEAGAARVDLLIRRRDIPRINRGKGMGHPGSVAGYRYLPDDWKWRINGYIAREQVPPPRASVLRVSRHPNAFFRQGTALLSARMEGDEIVVETSAGTMRFDFIVFSTGFKVDWDNRPFLAEIAANARFWSDRGMPDNAEPSLGAMPDLGPAFEFLPKVPDASPGLERVHCFCYPAMMSHGTVSGDIPAISDGAERLSQAIAGRLFVEDVETHFARGQAYAEPEIFGDEWVPILPEETAVPV comes from the coding sequence GTGACCGCCGATCCGGATATCGAAGGGCTCGAGGCGCTGAACCGCCGCGTCGCCCGCGAACTCGAATTGTTGACGCTGCCGGCGGCGCCCTGGGTGCCGGAGCGCGCGGTTTCAGGCGAGACGCTGCTCGACGTCGCCATCATCGGCGCCGGCATGGCCGGGCTCGCGGCCGCGGCCGCGATGCGCAATATCGGCCTGAAGGTGGTGAACTACGACCGCCGGCCGCAGGGCTATGAGGGCCCCTGGGCGACGACGGCGCGAATGGAGACGTTGCGCTCGCCGAAAACCCTGACCGGTCCGGCGCTTGGCATCCCGTCGCTGACCTTCCGCGCCTGGTTCGAGGCGCAGTTCGGTTCGCAGACCTGGGACGAGCTCGACAAGATCCCGCGGCTGATGTGGATGGACTATCTGCGCTGGTTCCGCGCCGTGCTCGCTCTCGACGTCCGCAACCAGCACGATATCGCCGGAATCCATCTCGGCCCGGACTACGCGACGCTGGAGATCGAGGCCCCGGCGGGCCGTCAGCGCGTGCTGGCTCGCCATGTCGTGCTGGCGACCGGCCGCGACGGGCTCGGCGGGCCCTATGTGCCGCCAATCGCCGAGAGCCTGCCGCGCGAGCGCTGGGCGCATTCTTCCGACGAGAATGATTACGCGGCGCTGCGCGGCAAGCGCGTCGCCGTCATTGGTGCAGGCGCCTCGGCCATGGACAGCGCCGGGACGGCGCTGGAGGCGGGCGCGGCTCGCGTTGACCTGTTGATCCGCCGCCGCGACATCCCTCGCATCAACCGCGGCAAGGGCATGGGCCATCCGGGTTCGGTCGCGGGCTATCGTTATCTGCCCGACGACTGGAAATGGCGGATCAATGGCTACATCGCCCGCGAGCAGGTGCCGCCGCCGCGCGCCAGCGTGCTGCGCGTCTCGCGGCATCCCAATGCCTTTTTCCGGCAGGGAACCGCGCTGCTTTCCGCCCGGATGGAGGGTGACGAGATCGTGGTGGAGACCAGCGCCGGCACGATGCGCTTCGACTTCATCGTCTTCTCGACCGGCTTCAAGGTCGACTGGGACAATCGCCCCTTCCTCGCCGAGATCGCGGCGAACGCCCGCTTCTGGAGCGATCGCGGCATGCCGGACAATGCCGAGCCGAGCCTTGGCGCGATGCCCGATCTCGGCCCCGCCTTCGAGTTCCTGCCGAAGGTGCCGGACGCCAGCCCGGGTCTCGAGCGGGTGCACTGCTTCTGCTACCCGGCGATGATGTCCCACGGGACGGTCTCCGGCGATATCCCGGCGATCAGCGACGGCGCCGAGCGGTTGTCGCAGGCGATTGCCGGGCGCCTCTTCGTCGAAGACGTCGAGACGCATTTCGCACGCGGCCAGGCCTATGCGGAGCCGGAGATCTTCGGCGACGAATGGGTGCCCATCCTGCCCGAAGAGACGGCGGTTCCGGTCTGA
- a CDS encoding LysR family transcriptional regulator — MSRLKILEAYLQVASLGSVTAAAKHLGVSQPSVSRMIQELERDLGQPLFERVGQRLVLTPKGMVLRDDVERALAGFVNLWERAREVVGEAEPPIRISAVSALAFGLLTDAWKAAGEGANAPRLMVEVENPDRVQNAVMSGTAQIGATSAPLLHRDLVLEWLGTAPCVLAVPEDDPLARTEGPVELKALSGRNLVGMSLRRGVPARIRATLDAAGVDVRVKVRTTSTMNALSFIRAGAGIGIVEPLTLTAEALPGIRILPLATAIPYCFGAVTARGVPVPDKARELIAAMQVVAQHRLDDFTLIPPEEHQSLLASLTKQEARL, encoded by the coding sequence ATGAGCCGCCTCAAGATCCTGGAAGCCTATCTGCAGGTCGCCTCGCTCGGCAGCGTCACGGCGGCAGCGAAGCATCTCGGTGTCTCGCAGCCTTCGGTGAGCCGCATGATTCAGGAGCTGGAGCGCGATCTCGGCCAGCCGCTGTTCGAGCGCGTCGGCCAGCGGTTGGTGCTGACGCCGAAGGGCATGGTGCTGCGCGACGATGTCGAACGTGCGCTGGCCGGCTTCGTCAATCTCTGGGAGCGCGCCCGCGAGGTCGTGGGCGAGGCCGAGCCGCCAATCCGCATCTCGGCGGTCTCCGCGTTGGCCTTCGGCTTGCTGACCGATGCCTGGAAGGCGGCAGGCGAGGGGGCGAACGCGCCGCGGCTCATGGTCGAGGTCGAGAATCCCGATCGCGTGCAGAACGCCGTGATGTCCGGCACGGCGCAGATCGGCGCGACCAGCGCGCCGCTGTTGCATCGCGACCTCGTCCTCGAATGGCTCGGGACCGCACCCTGTGTGCTCGCCGTGCCGGAGGACGACCCGCTGGCCCGCACGGAGGGGCCGGTCGAGCTCAAGGCGCTGTCGGGGCGCAATCTCGTCGGCATGTCGCTGCGCCGCGGCGTCCCGGCCCGCATCCGCGCAACGCTCGACGCCGCTGGGGTCGATGTTCGCGTCAAGGTCCGCACCACCTCGACCATGAACGCGCTGTCCTTCATCCGCGCCGGCGCCGGCATCGGCATCGTCGAGCCGCTGACGCTGACCGCCGAGGCTCTGCCGGGTATCCGCATCCTGCCGCTGGCCACGGCGATCCCCTATTGCTTCGGGGCGGTGACGGCGCGCGGCGTCCCGGTGCCGGACAAGGCCCGCGAACTGATCGCGGCCATGCAGGTCGTGGCGCAGCACAGGCTCGACGATTTCACCCTGATCCCCCCGGAGGAGCATCAATCGCTCCTCGCGTCGCTGACCAAACAGGAGGCGCGGCTGTGA
- a CDS encoding peroxidase-related enzyme (This protein belongs to a clade of uncharacterized proteins related to peroxidases such as the alkylhydroperoxidase AhpD.) gives MSRVVHRFTRTVPEWQPRVTPVDLAKATPEQREALKITPSNTKVSDYVLVLAHDPETLSVRSPLFNAIMYDPGGMSRAERELGAIGASIVNRCIYCAAVHASRHAQLAKDTAVTDELFARGEKAALPPREQAIFDFSVKLSQTPPAVTEADAARLREAGLNEAEIVDLILSTALFGWANRLMHVLGDPVRNDD, from the coding sequence ATGAGCCGGGTCGTGCATCGCTTCACCCGCACCGTGCCGGAATGGCAGCCGCGGGTCACGCCGGTCGATCTCGCCAAGGCCACGCCGGAACAGCGCGAAGCCCTCAAGATCACGCCGTCGAACACCAAGGTCTCCGACTATGTGCTGGTGCTGGCGCATGACCCCGAGACGCTGTCGGTCCGCTCGCCGCTGTTCAACGCGATCATGTACGACCCCGGCGGCATGAGCCGGGCCGAGCGCGAGCTCGGCGCCATCGGCGCTTCCATCGTCAACCGTTGCATCTACTGCGCCGCGGTGCATGCCTCCCGCCACGCCCAGCTCGCCAAGGACACCGCCGTCACGGACGAACTGTTCGCCCGCGGCGAGAAGGCTGCGTTGCCGCCGCGCGAGCAGGCGATCTTCGACTTCTCGGTCAAGCTCTCGCAGACGCCGCCGGCCGTAACCGAGGCGGACGCAGCCCGCCTGCGCGAAGCCGGACTGAACGAGGCGGAGATCGTCGATCTCATCCTCTCCACGGCGCTGTTCGGCTGGGCCAACCGGCTGATGCACGTGCTCGGCGACCCCGTCCGCAACGACGACTAG